In Paenibacillus sonchi, the genomic stretch GACGGCTTGGCGCTGGCGGTTGTAAAGTAAGCAGCGCGCCGCTGATTCCATTATCTGAACAGCCGTGGAGCGGCTCCTTTGTACAGCTTCAGCCGCACCCACACCGTATTGATCAGCAGGAAGCCGCCGGAGATGAGGAACAGGCCTTCAATGCCGATAAAGCCGGATAAAAAGCCCCCGATAACTGCTCCCAGCATGTTCCCGAGAGCCAGCATGCTGCTGTTGAAGCCGAACGCCCGGCTCTCCTTGCCGTCAGGCGTATATGAGCGGATGAGGGCGTTGACGCTTGGCAGCAGGCCGCCCATGAAGACTCCCATCAGAAAGCGGACAATGATCAGCTGCCAGACACTTGTCACAAAGGCCTGCGGAATGATGAACAGCGCAGCGCCGATCAGGGCGTAGGTGAGAATCCGGTGGGCGCCGACCTTGTCGCTCAGCTTGCCGAGCACAGGCGAGGCCAACATGTTGGAGACGCCGGTTACGGCGCTGACGACTCCTGCCCAGAACGCGATGTCCACGGCGGAGCCGTGCAGCTTCTCCACGTAGAGCGGAAGCAGTGTCATCGGGGCGATCATGGCAAACTGCAGGAGGAACGTTACGCCGAACAGCGCAGGCAGCTGCGGCACCTTGGCCAGCTCCTTGAAGCCCTCAAGCACGGAAATCTGCGGCACCTGTGCAGCTTCGGCCCGGTCGAATTTCTCCTTGACGAGAAATAAGGCGAGCAGTGAGGCGGCGAAGAGCAAGGCGCCGACGATATAAAAGATCGGGCGGTACCCGATCCAGTCGGCCAAGGCCCCGCCGATCAGCGGGCCAAGGATGGTCCCGGCGACCGAGCCGGACTGCATCAGCCCCATGGCAAAGCCCATGCGGGCTTTCGGTGTATTGCCCGAGACCAGTGCGATGGAGGCCGGATTGAAACCGGAAATGGTTCCGTTGAGCAGGCGGAGCAGCAGGAGCTGCCAAGGCGTCTGTGCGAAGCCCATCAGCACAATGACCAGTGCCATGCCGAAGCTGGAGCGCAGCAGCATGATTTTGCGTCCGTATTTGTCGGCGAGCTTGCCCCACAGCGGCTGGAACAGGAATGAGGTCATAAAGTTTGCGGCAAAAATAAGTCCGGCCCATAACCCGATCGCATCGCCTTGTACCCCCAGGTCTTTAGCCAGATACAAGCTCAGGAACGGGGTGATCATGGTCATTCCGGCGTTAACCAGAAATTGGCCGAACCAAAGCACAATGAGGTTGACTTTCCACGTCTCCCAATTCTTCAAAGTGCTTTCACTTCCTTTCAAGGGATTCCAAAGTCAAGGGTTCACGAAAATAGACATTTTATCAGTATATCATAGATTTTGAGAGGTCTGATGCAACACTTGTCATAGTAATGTCATGGGATTGTCATTCCCTCAGTGGTCCGGCGGTTGTTCCGGACTTTTAAAAAGAGCATAATAAAGGATAAGCGTATACACACATTCTATCAAAACTAATGGAGATCTTATCATGACCTACAATGACACTTTTATCCGCGCCTGCAGGAAGCAAGACACGGACCACATTCCCGTATGGTACATGCGGCAGGCCGGCCGGTATGATCCCGAATACCGTAAAATCAAGGAAAACTACTCGCTTCTGGAGATCTGTGAACAGCCCGAGCTTGCGGCAGAGGTTACAATGATGCCTGTCCGCAAGCTGGGTGTGGATGCGGCCATTCTGTATTCCGATATTATGAATCCGGTTGCTTCCCTCGGGGTGAAATTCGACATTGTGAAGAACATCGGTCCCGTTATCGAGAACCCGATCCGCAGTGCAGCGGATGTGGAAAGGCTGAAGCCCATCGATGTGGAAGGCGATCTCAGCCATATCCTGAAGACTATAGCCATTCTGGACAAAGAGCTTGATGTGCCTCCTGATTACCTTTGCTGGAGCGCCCTTCACCATTGCCAGCTATCTGATCGAAGGCAGACCCTCCAAGAGCTACCACCGCACCAAGGAAATGATGTACAGCCAGCCGCAGGTCTGGTTCATGCTTATGGATAAGCTCGGCGATATGGTCATCGCCTATTTGCGCGCCCATGTCGCCAGCGGAGGCAAGGCGTTCCAGCTGTTCGACAGCTGGGTGGGTGCGCTCGCTCCACGTGATTTTGAGCTGTACGTGCTGCCGACCATCTCCCGTATTTTTGCCGGACTTGCGGATCTTAATGTGCCGAAAATCTATTTTCCGGGCGTCAGCTCAGGTGAGCTGCTGCCAAGCCTGGCCCATCTCCAGGCGGATGTTATCGGTCTGGACTGGCGCGTTAGCCTTACTGAAGGCAGACGCCGCATCGGCGGCCGTTTTGCGGTCCAGGGCAATTTGGACCCTTATCTGCTGACGGCTCCGCCGGATCTGCTCAAGGAACGGGCCAAGGCTCTGATCGATGAAGGCATCCGCGAGCCGGGCTACATTTTTAATTTGGGGCACGGATTATTTCCCGAGGCTTCTCTGGACACGCTAAAGGAGCTGACGGAATATGTCCATGACTATTCCCGTGAGGCTCTGAAGCAAACCGCGAAACCGCGTCTATCATTATAAACAGATCTGTAAGATGTTCATTATCCGCAGAAAGGGATGGAATCCGTGACCACTAAAATTGGTGTACTCGTTATGTCGTACGGCACGCCTGAAAGCCTGGAAGGGGTGGAGGCTTATTACACGCATATCCGCCGGGGCCATGCGCCTTCTCCAGAACAGCTGAAGGAATTGAAGGACCGATATGAAGCCATCGTTGGCGGAGTGTTTCCGCTGCGGGAGAATACTAACCGCCAGGTTGAGGCGCTGCAGGCCGCGCTGAACAACGGTCACGCCGGAGAAGAAGTGGAATTTGTCTGCTATCAGGGGCTTAAGCACGCCAGTCCTTTTATCGAGGATGGTGTGGAAGCGATGGCGAAGGACGGCATTACGCATGGTGTGGGCATTGTGCTCGCCCCGCATTATTCCGTAATGAGTGTCGGCACCTATATCAAACGCGCCAAGGAAAAGGCGGAAGCCAGCGGAATCGAAATGGCCTTTGTGGAGAGCTATCACCTCCATCCGGAGCTGATTGAAGTCCTGAGCCGCAGAGTATCGGCCAAGCTGGATCTGTTCGAGGAAGCCGGTGCGGTGCGTGAGGATGTCCGGGTGCTATTCAGCGCGCATAGTCTGCCTGAGCGTATTTTGTCCATGGGTGACCCGTACCGTGACCAGCTGCTGGCCACCTCTGAAGCCGTCGCCAAGCAGGCGGGAGTCCGCAACTGGCAGTTCACCTGGCAGAGCGCGGGCCGCACATCCGAGCCATGGCTGGGACCGGATATTCTGGAGACCATTCATGAGCTTAGCGAGGCGCAGGTGAAATATGTGCTGGCAGCCCCGGTCGGCTTCGTGTCCGACCATCTGGAGGTGCTGTATGACCTGGATATTGAAGCACAGGCGCTGGCCTCTGAACTGGATATGCGGCTGATGCGGATTGATTCGCTCAACAGTGATCCGGCTTATATGTCTGTGCTCAGCGATGTGGTGCGGACGGCGGCCGGGCAGTTCAAGGTGAGCCAGTCATGACCGGCACAACACGAAAAGTAGTTATTATCGGCGGAGGCCTCAGCGGCCTCAGCGCCGCTTTTTATGTCCGCAAATATTACCGGGAAGCCGGAATTCAGCCGGATATCATTCTCGTGGAGAAGGACAAGAGCCTCGGCGGCAAGATAGAAACGCTGCACCGCGAGGGTTTTGTTATTGAGAAGGGACCGGACTCCTTTCTGGCCCGCAAGACAGTGATGAGCGAGCTGGCGAAGGAGCTGGAAATCGATCATGAGCTGGTAACCACCAATCCGAATGCCAAAAAAACGTACATACTGCAGCGCGGCAAGCTGCATCCCATGCCGGCAGGCCTTGTGCTGGGCATTCCCACAGAGCTGAAGCCGTTTCTGAAGAGCGGCCTTGTTACCTTTGGCGGCAAAATGCGGGCGATGATGGATTTCATCATTCCACCCCGGCGGAGTACAGAGGATGAATCGCTGGGTGCGCTGATCGAACGGCGTCTGGGGACAGAAGTGCTGGAGAATATGACGGAGCCGCTTTTAGCCGGGATTTATGCCGGGGACATGCGCAAGATCAGCCTTCAGGCGACCTTTCCGCAGTTTGGAGATGTAGAAAGGAAGCATGGAAGTCTCATTCGCGGGATGATGATGGGGAGGAAGCCGGCTGAAACGCATACCGGCACCAAAAAAAGCGCCTTTCTGACCTTCCGCAAAGGCCTGCAGAGCCTGGTCCATGCCTTAATTCATGAATTGCATGATGTCGAGCAGCGGACGGGAACGGGAGTGGCTGCCATTCATGTACGGGGTGTGGAGGCTGCTGCCGGCCCGTCTTCACAGGTTACAGGAACGGAGCCTTCCCCCGTTATGAAGTTGAGCTGGACAATGGAGAATTAGTGCCGGCGGATGATGTATATGTCACGGTGCAGAACTTTGCCGCGGCAGACCTGCTCCGGCCCCATGTGGATGTGTCGGCACTGGACAATGTTAACTATGTATCGGTGGCGAATGTAGTCATGGCATTTGCGAAGAAGGACATCCACACCGAGTATGACGGGTCCGGATTTCTGGTCCCGCGCAAGGAGGGGCGCAATATTACCGCCTGCACCTGGACCTCGACCAAATGGCTGCATACCAGTCCCGACGACCGCGTGCTGCTGCGCTGCTATGTCGGACGTTCGGGCGACGAACAGAACGTAGAGCTGCCGGATGCGGCACTGACGGAATTGGTGCTTAAGGATCTCAAGGAGATTATGGGAATCACGGCCAAGCCGATGTTCACGGAAATTACCCGGCTGAAGCACTCCATGCCGCAATATCCGGTGGGGCATCCGGCAAGGATAGCTGCACTGCGCAGCGGGCTTGCACAGAAGCTGCCGGGAGTCTATGCCTTTGGCGCCGGCTATGACGGGATTGGCATGCCGGACTGCATCAAGCAGGCCAAGCTGACGGCCGAGAGCGCCGCAGGGAGGCTCGTGCAGCAGCCCGAACCGGCTGCGGTGCTGAAATAACCGGAACGGTGAAGCGCGGACAAAGCCGCTTCACCGTTTTTTATTATAATTAGCGTATCTTTTACCTGTCTCTCTTTTTGGAGGAGAGCGAGTGACTTATGCTATAATAGAAACAATTTTAGGGCAAAGGAGATTGCTTGCAGCTATGTATCCGCCGCGTTCACGTACCAGAAAAAATAACAGGCAAAGCAGAAAACGCCGGCGCAGAACGGCCTGGGCATGGATTAACGTAAGCCTGCTTTTAATGATTACTGCACTGCTTACCTATTCTTTTATGGGAGGGGATGGGAAAGACGGCCAGCCTCCGCCTGCCGCGGAAGTGGCCAGCTCGCCTTCACCTGATCCGGGAGAGGCTGCTGCATCCGTTCCGCCAACCTTAACGCCATCGCTGGCACCGGAAGCGACGCCTGAACCAGAGCCTTCCAATTCGCCTTCGCCGGCTGCGGAGATAACACCGGTTCCTACCGAACCTGATCACACCCTCGCGCCGGAAGAAAGCGCCGTCCCGGAAAAGACGGACGATCCAGGGGACACAGGAACCCCACAGGCTGCTGACAGCGGCTTAATCTCCGGCCTGCCGGAGAATGCCGGGACAACAGTAAAGCTGAACTTTGCCGGAGATGTCATTTTTTCAGGCAAGGCGGGACAGCTCCTGAAGCAAAAAGGCTATGACTACTCCTACGCCGCTCTGGACGGCATATTCAAGAAGGATGATTTGACTGTTCTCAACTTGGAGACCCCCATTACTACCGGAGGGGTAGGTGCCGCAAACAAGCAGTTTGTATTCAAAGGAGAGCCCAAAGCACTCGACTCCATGAAGGCTACCGGTGTGGATGCCGTCAATCTGGCCAACAACCATACCCTGGATCAGGGAGAGGAAGGCCTGCTGGACACGCTGGAGCACTTGAACAAGCGCGGCATTCCCTATGTGGGGGGCGGAGCGGATGCAGCAGAGGCGTACAGCGCCAAGTATTTTGAGCGCAACGGCATCCGCATCGCGCTGCTCGGATTTACACGTGTGATGCCTGTGATGGAGTGGAAGGCGGAGGCGGGCAAGCCGGGGGTGGCTTCGGTGTATGACAGTGCGGAAGCGCTGAAGGCTGTCACCGCCGCCAAAAAGAAGGCCGACCTGGTCGTTGTGGTCGTGCACTGGGGCAAAGAGCGGATGGAACAATACGATTCCGTCCAGCAGTCCCTTGGGCACAGCTTTATTGATGCGGGCGCGGATCTGGTTATCGGCGGGCATCCGCATGTGCTGCAAGGGATCGAGCCTTACAAGGGCAAATGGATTGCCTACAGCACCGGCAACTTTATTTTTACCCGTTCCCAAACCCGGGCCACCTGGGATACCGCCGTGTTTCAAGCGGAATGCAGCGTAGAGGGGCAGTGTTCCATGAAGCTTAAGCCGATGAATGCAGAGCTGGCTCAGCCGGTGCCCATGAAT encodes the following:
- a CDS encoding MFS transporter — protein: MKNWETWKVNLIVLWFGQFLVNAGMTMITPFLSLYLAKDLGVQGDAIGLWAGLIFAANFMTSFLFQPLWGKLADKYGRKIMLLRSSFGMALVIVLMGFAQTPWQLLLLRLLNGTISGFNPASIALVSGNTPKARMGFAMGLMQSGSVAGTILGPLIGGALADWIGYRPIFYIVGALLFAASLLALFLVKEKFDRAEAAQVPQISVLEGFKELAKVPQLPALFGVTFLLQFAMIAPMTLLPLYVEKLHGSAVDIAFWAGVVSAVTGVSNMLASPVLGKLSDKVGAHRILTYALIGAALFIIPQAFVTSVWQLIIVRFLMGVFMGGLLPSVNALIRSYTPDGKESRAFGFNSSMLALGNMLGAVIGGFLSGFIGIEGLFLISGGFLLINTVWVRLKLYKGAAPRLFR
- the hemH gene encoding ferrochelatase: MTTKIGVLVMSYGTPESLEGVEAYYTHIRRGHAPSPEQLKELKDRYEAIVGGVFPLRENTNRQVEALQAALNNGHAGEEVEFVCYQGLKHASPFIEDGVEAMAKDGITHGVGIVLAPHYSVMSVGTYIKRAKEKAEASGIEMAFVESYHLHPELIEVLSRRVSAKLDLFEEAGAVREDVRVLFSAHSLPERILSMGDPYRDQLLATSEAVAKQAGVRNWQFTWQSAGRTSEPWLGPDILETIHELSEAQVKYVLAAPVGFVSDHLEVLYDLDIEAQALASELDMRLMRIDSLNSDPAYMSVLSDVVRTAAGQFKVSQS
- a CDS encoding CapA family protein; the protein is MITALLTYSFMGGDGKDGQPPPAAEVASSPSPDPGEAAASVPPTLTPSLAPEATPEPEPSNSPSPAAEITPVPTEPDHTLAPEESAVPEKTDDPGDTGTPQAADSGLISGLPENAGTTVKLNFAGDVIFSGKAGQLLKQKGYDYSYAALDGIFKKDDLTVLNLETPITTGGVGAANKQFVFKGEPKALDSMKATGVDAVNLANNHTLDQGEEGLLDTLEHLNKRGIPYVGGGADAAEAYSAKYFERNGIRIALLGFTRVMPVMEWKAEAGKPGVASVYDSAEALKAVTAAKKKADLVVVVVHWGKERMEQYDSVQQSLGHSFIDAGADLVIGGHPHVLQGIEPYKGKWIAYSTGNFIFTRSQTRATWDTAVFQAECSVEGQCSMKLKPMNAELAQPVPMNEVDGQLLLHKVESLSSGLVKIGSDGSVVQVVK